The Streptomyces rimosus genomic interval GGCTACGCGCTCCCGGAGCCGGCCGTACGCGGCTATCTGCACGCCGCCGTCCGGCACGGCGCGGCCGTCCGTACGCACTGCCCCGTCACCGCCGTGGACACCTCCGGCGGCGCCCTCGGCGCGGTCCGTACGCCGTACGGCACCGTGCGCACCGGCACGGTGATCTGCTGCGCGGGCGCCTGGTCGCGGGAGGTCGGCGCGATGGCCGGCGTACGGCTGCCCGTCACCCCGCTGCGCCGCCAGATCGCCCTGACCGGGCCGCTCGACCCGCCGCCGCCCCGCATCCCCTTCACCCTCGACTTCGCTTCCACCGCCAACTTCCACAACGACGGCGCGGACGGGCTGCTGCTGGGCCTGTCGGACCCGCGCCAGGAACCCGGCTTCGGCCGGGACTACAGCCGGGAGTGGCTGGAACCCTTCCGAGCGGCCGTCGCCCGCCGGGCGCCCGCCCTCGCCACCGTCCCGGCCGGCCACGGCTGGGCCGGGCTCTACGAGGCCACCCCCGACAACAACGCCCTCATCGGCGAGGCCCCGGACGTGCGCCGCTTCCTGTACGCCACCGGCTTCTCCGGCCACGGCTTCCTCCAGGCACCCGCTGTGGGGGAGCTGGTCCGCGACCTCTACCTGGGCCGGGAACCGTTCCTCGACATCGGGCCGCTGGCGGCGAGCCGGTTCGACGGCC includes:
- a CDS encoding NAD(P)/FAD-dependent oxidoreductase, producing the protein MERSTATDFATVSVPDRAEVVIIGGGIIGASIAFHLAEAGVPGVLLLERDRPAAGSSGKPIGGVRAQFSDPLNIRIGRRSLEAWRAFAARPGADIGFAGVGYLFLLGDATELALFEEGVATQNGLGVPSRIVRPDEAAALCPYVDPDRVIAAAYCPTDGYALPEPAVRGYLHAAVRHGAAVRTHCPVTAVDTSGGALGAVRTPYGTVRTGTVICCAGAWSREVGAMAGVRLPVTPLRRQIALTGPLDPPPPRIPFTLDFASTANFHNDGADGLLLGLSDPRQEPGFGRDYSREWLEPFRAAVARRAPALATVPAGHGWAGLYEATPDNNALIGEAPDVRRFLYATGFSGHGFLQAPAVGELVRDLYLGREPFLDIGPLAASRFDGPAEEEGSAGHTGARPEAHII